A single region of the Streptomyces vilmorinianum genome encodes:
- a CDS encoding ABC transporter substrate-binding protein — MAALGLTAAGCGGGGGSGDGTVTIRYAWWGSDDRAKRINQTIALFEKKYPKIKVKTDFQPYPDFWKKFNTQASGGNPPDVFQNAIGFLRKYDAKNVLLDLSEQVKAGHLSTANFRAGLEKFGEVDGKLLGIPVGSNSMALVIDKNVFTRAGVKPEQGWTWDDFDAAMKKIRDKAGRAGDSGMYGVMYLYDLYLRQHGKAFFTEKGLGFTEADLTEWWTKAKRGSESGVVADTKKVVQAKPKSAVTAELAAGEFTWDNFTNRYTAEGKSEYGLAPIPTTDGKRTGQYLGSLMLSASRRTKHPKEVAQFIDFMVHDPEVARIMGFDRGVPATVEQYEAFVPSDPVAKEIAAYEQSLVDTGVLEPITPHPAGADICESAFLRLAEELGLGTRSVDDAVKQFFTESKTALGS, encoded by the coding sequence ATGGCGGCTCTCGGTCTGACCGCGGCGGGATGTGGCGGCGGGGGCGGTTCCGGCGACGGGACCGTCACCATCCGATACGCCTGGTGGGGGTCCGACGACCGCGCCAAGCGGATCAACCAAACGATCGCGCTCTTCGAGAAGAAGTACCCGAAGATCAAGGTCAAGACGGACTTCCAGCCGTACCCGGACTTCTGGAAGAAGTTCAACACCCAGGCCTCGGGCGGCAATCCGCCGGACGTCTTCCAGAACGCGATCGGCTTCCTGCGCAAGTACGACGCCAAGAACGTGCTCCTCGACCTCAGCGAGCAGGTCAAGGCGGGCCACCTCAGCACCGCGAACTTCCGCGCGGGCCTGGAGAAGTTCGGCGAGGTCGACGGCAAGCTGCTCGGCATACCCGTGGGCAGCAACTCCATGGCCCTGGTCATCGACAAGAACGTCTTCACCCGGGCGGGCGTCAAGCCCGAACAGGGCTGGACCTGGGACGACTTCGACGCGGCGATGAAGAAGATCCGCGACAAGGCGGGCCGGGCCGGCGACAGCGGCATGTACGGCGTGATGTACCTCTACGACCTGTACCTGCGCCAGCACGGCAAGGCCTTCTTCACCGAGAAGGGTCTGGGCTTCACAGAGGCCGACCTGACCGAGTGGTGGACCAAGGCGAAGCGGGGCAGCGAGTCCGGCGTCGTCGCCGACACCAAGAAGGTCGTCCAGGCCAAGCCCAAGTCCGCGGTCACCGCCGAGCTCGCGGCCGGCGAGTTCACCTGGGACAACTTCACCAACCGCTACACCGCCGAGGGCAAGAGCGAGTACGGTCTCGCGCCGATCCCCACCACCGACGGCAAGAGGACCGGCCAGTACCTCGGCTCCCTGATGCTCAGCGCCTCCAGGCGCACCAAGCACCCCAAGGAGGTCGCCCAGTTCATCGACTTCATGGTCCACGACCCCGAGGTCGCCAGGATCATGGGCTTCGACCGGGGCGTCCCCGCGACCGTCGAGCAGTACGAGGCGTTCGTGCCCTCCGACCCGGTCGCCAAGGAGATCGCGGCGTACGAGCAGTCGCTCGTCGACACGGGCGTCCTCGAACCCATCACCCCGCACCCGGCGGGCGCCGACATCTGCGAGTCGGCCTTCCTGCGCCTCGCCGAGGAACTGGGCCTGGGCACACGGTCGGTGGACGACGCGGTCAAGCAGTTCTTCACCGAGTCGAAGACGGCTCTCGGCAGCTGA
- a CDS encoding Tat pathway signal sequence domain protein has product MSSIPRRSLLKAAAVAGAAAQFSWALGRGDARAAAPAETPDADRPATVTWLEPGGLGAAPGSTFGVPWPKGVHPADRTFALTAADGTGIPVQTWTTARWPDGSLKWTAHAVGPEAAGAERFTLAPGTPAIAGPRITVTETDRRITVDTGTIRAVLSKDGEKLVESVTRGTTTIATDGRLVLLRQSDLDDSDQGNAKWERFDGEISGATVEQRGPVRAVVRIDGKHRKASRSWLPFSVRLYFYAGSESFRMVHTITYDGDQASDFIRGLGVRFTVPMRDAAYDRHIRIAGEGEGFLTEAVKGITGLRRDPGAAVRAAQVKGGKLPDPATWDQRVTTRLQYIPTWNDYTLSQLSADGFTLRKRTQAGHGWIPAGGGGRANGFGYVGGTTGGLSFGLRDFWQKHPAQLDIRGAATDAAEVTLWLWSPEAQPMDLRFYHDGMGQDTFPEQLEGLNITYEDYEPGFGTPYGIARTSELMFWANAATPTADTLVAQADAVRTPPQLAASPEDLTRAKVFGGLFAPVDRSTPAKARIEDHLDYLFTYYKDQVEQRRWYGFWDYGDIMHTYDEDRHQWRYDVGGYAWDNSELSPDLWLWYAYLRSGRSDVFRFAEAMTRHTGEVDVYHLGRWAGLGTRHGVQHFACSAKQQRISTAVYRRPYYFLTADERVGDLMHDLVDSDETFLVLDPIRKIRTEPYTPDRHALSIGFGTDWSGLAAAWLTEWERGGPKAAKAEARLRSTMETIAAQPNGFVQGTGLYDLDTGRFAVATEPVVGVSHLSAMFGLVEMCAELIDLIDMPAFKHAWLDYCRYFNATKAEQAARYGKNFGTLLLFQGHSRQDAYAAAQLNDPKLAARAWQKFHNSDGYTSAMVWDKTPVQGPAALEPGYEHLWISTNTTALFGLAAIQNLALVGDSLPA; this is encoded by the coding sequence ATGTCCTCGATCCCCCGAAGGTCCCTGCTCAAGGCCGCCGCCGTCGCGGGCGCGGCCGCCCAGTTCAGCTGGGCGCTCGGGCGCGGTGACGCCCGCGCGGCGGCCCCCGCCGAGACCCCCGACGCCGACCGCCCGGCGACCGTCACCTGGCTGGAGCCCGGCGGCCTCGGAGCCGCGCCCGGCTCCACGTTCGGCGTGCCCTGGCCCAAGGGGGTCCACCCCGCCGACCGTACCTTCGCGCTCACCGCCGCCGACGGCACCGGCATCCCCGTCCAGACCTGGACCACCGCCCGCTGGCCCGACGGCTCGCTCAAGTGGACCGCGCACGCGGTCGGCCCCGAGGCCGCCGGCGCCGAGCGCTTCACCCTCGCCCCCGGCACCCCCGCCATCGCCGGGCCGCGGATCACCGTGACCGAGACCGACCGCCGGATCACCGTCGACACCGGCACCATCAGGGCCGTCCTCTCCAAGGACGGCGAGAAGCTCGTCGAGTCCGTCACCCGTGGCACGACGACGATCGCCACCGACGGACGCCTCGTCCTGCTGCGCCAGAGCGACCTCGACGACAGCGACCAGGGCAACGCCAAGTGGGAGCGGTTCGACGGCGAGATCTCCGGCGCCACGGTCGAACAGCGCGGGCCCGTGCGCGCCGTGGTCCGGATCGACGGCAAGCACCGCAAGGCGAGCCGCAGTTGGCTGCCGTTCTCGGTACGGCTCTACTTCTACGCGGGCTCCGAATCCTTCCGGATGGTGCACACCATCACGTACGACGGAGACCAGGCCTCGGACTTCATCCGCGGTCTCGGGGTCCGCTTCACCGTCCCGATGCGCGACGCCGCCTACGACCGCCACATCCGCATCGCGGGCGAGGGCGAGGGCTTCCTCACCGAGGCCGTGAAGGGCATCACCGGACTGCGCCGCGACCCCGGCGCCGCCGTCCGCGCCGCACAGGTCAAGGGCGGGAAACTGCCCGACCCCGCCACCTGGGACCAGCGGGTCACCACCCGTTTGCAGTACATCCCCACCTGGAATGACTACACCCTCTCCCAGCTCTCCGCCGACGGCTTCACCCTGCGCAAGCGCACCCAGGCCGGCCACGGCTGGATCCCGGCCGGCGGCGGAGGCCGCGCGAACGGCTTCGGATACGTCGGCGGAACCACCGGCGGCCTCTCCTTCGGGCTCCGCGACTTCTGGCAGAAGCACCCCGCCCAGCTCGACATCCGCGGCGCCGCCACCGACGCCGCCGAGGTCACGCTCTGGCTCTGGTCCCCCGAGGCCCAGCCCATGGACCTGCGCTTTTACCACGACGGCATGGGCCAGGACACCTTCCCCGAACAGCTCGAAGGCCTCAACATCACCTACGAGGACTACGAGCCCGGCTTCGGCACCCCGTACGGCATCGCCCGCACCAGCGAGCTGATGTTCTGGGCCAACGCGGCCACCCCCACCGCCGACACGCTCGTCGCCCAGGCCGACGCCGTCCGCACCCCGCCCCAGCTCGCCGCGAGCCCCGAGGACCTCACCCGCGCCAAGGTCTTCGGCGGCCTCTTCGCCCCCGTCGACCGCTCCACCCCCGCGAAGGCACGGATCGAGGACCACCTCGACTATCTCTTCACGTACTACAAGGATCAGGTCGAACAGCGCCGATGGTACGGATTCTGGGACTATGGCGACATCATGCACACCTACGACGAGGACCGGCACCAGTGGCGGTACGACGTCGGTGGCTACGCCTGGGACAACTCCGAGCTGTCTCCCGACCTCTGGCTCTGGTACGCGTACCTGCGCTCCGGCCGCTCCGACGTCTTCCGCTTCGCCGAGGCGATGACCCGCCACACCGGCGAGGTCGACGTGTACCACCTCGGCCGGTGGGCCGGCCTCGGGACCCGCCACGGCGTCCAGCACTTCGCGTGCAGCGCCAAGCAGCAGCGGATATCCACCGCCGTCTACCGCCGCCCCTACTACTTCCTCACCGCCGACGAACGCGTCGGCGACCTCATGCACGACCTCGTCGACTCCGACGAGACCTTCCTCGTCCTCGACCCCATCCGCAAGATCCGCACCGAGCCGTACACACCCGACCGCCACGCCTTGTCCATCGGCTTCGGCACCGACTGGAGCGGCCTTGCCGCCGCCTGGCTCACCGAGTGGGAGCGCGGCGGACCCAAGGCGGCGAAGGCGGAGGCGCGGCTGCGCTCGACCATGGAGACCATCGCCGCCCAGCCCAACGGATTCGTCCAGGGCACCGGCCTGTACGACCTCGACACCGGCCGCTTCGCGGTGGCGACCGAGCCCGTCGTCGGCGTCTCCCACCTCTCCGCGATGTTCGGCCTGGTCGAGATGTGCGCCGAACTCATCGATCTCATCGACATGCCGGCGTTCAAGCACGCCTGGCTCGACTACTGCCGCTACTTCAACGCCACCAAGGCCGAACAGGCCGCCCGCTACGGCAAGAACTTCGGCACCCTGCTCCTCTTCCAGGGACACTCACGCCAGGACGCCTACGCCGCCGCCCAGTTGAACGACCCGAAGCTCGCCGCGCGGGCCTGGCAGAAGTTCCACAACAGCGACGGCTACACCTCCGCCATGGTCTGGGACAAGACGCCCGTCCAGGGCCCCGCCGCGCTCGAACCCGGCTACGAACACCTGTGGATCAGCACGAACACCACGGCCCTGTTCGGCCTCGCCGCCATCCAGAACCTCGCCCTCGTCGGCGACAGCCTCCCCGCGTGA
- a CDS encoding rhamnogalacturonan acetylesterase, which translates to MRRTALLTAAVTVAAALTAAPAHADGPYGQGGLEHCTVTAGGPLVCHVDVAPGTYDVAVTLGGDTEGSTSVTGETRRALLAETATAAGESVRRSFTVDVRTPEGEPTGPAGSPGLDLTFGGAAPRVTGLRVTPAPAAPRLFLIGDSTVCDQPGEPYTGWGQQLPALLDRGIAVANHADSGESTVSYLENPALFATVQPLIRPGDPVLVQLAHNDKQTDAATYRANLTTLVEGIRDRGGRPVLVTPIVRRWFNADGTLNNGVALLVNGLGVDHPAEIRALAAQLDTPLIDLTALTKARVEQLGPEASKALYLTTEKRDNTHTSVRGATEYATLVLGELRAQGIVPERLIR; encoded by the coding sequence ATGAGACGCACCGCGCTCCTGACGGCCGCCGTGACGGTCGCCGCCGCACTCACCGCCGCCCCGGCCCATGCCGACGGCCCCTACGGCCAGGGCGGCCTGGAGCACTGCACCGTCACGGCCGGCGGACCGCTCGTGTGCCATGTCGACGTCGCCCCCGGCACGTACGACGTCGCCGTCACCCTCGGCGGGGACACCGAGGGCTCCACGTCCGTCACCGGCGAGACCCGGCGTGCCCTGCTCGCCGAGACGGCCACCGCCGCGGGGGAGAGCGTCCGGCGCTCCTTCACCGTGGACGTCCGCACCCCGGAGGGGGAGCCGACCGGGCCCGCGGGAAGTCCCGGTCTCGACCTGACCTTCGGCGGGGCCGCGCCCCGCGTGACCGGCCTGCGGGTCACCCCGGCCCCGGCCGCCCCACGCCTCTTCCTCATCGGCGACTCCACCGTGTGCGACCAGCCGGGCGAGCCGTACACCGGCTGGGGCCAGCAGCTGCCCGCACTCCTCGACCGGGGCATCGCCGTCGCCAACCACGCCGACTCCGGGGAGAGCACGGTCAGTTACCTGGAGAACCCGGCCCTCTTCGCCACCGTCCAGCCGCTGATCCGGCCCGGAGACCCGGTCCTCGTCCAGCTCGCGCACAACGACAAGCAGACCGACGCGGCGACCTACCGCGCCAACCTCACCACCCTGGTGGAAGGGATACGGGACCGGGGCGGACGTCCCGTCCTCGTCACCCCGATCGTCCGCCGCTGGTTCAACGCCGACGGCACCCTGAACAACGGGGTCGCCCTGCTCGTCAACGGCCTCGGCGTGGACCACCCGGCCGAGATCCGCGCCCTCGCCGCCCAGCTCGACACCCCGCTGATCGACCTCACCGCCCTGACGAAGGCGCGCGTCGAGCAGCTCGGCCCGGAGGCGTCCAAGGCCCTCTACCTGACGACCGAGAAGCGGGACAACACCCACACCTCGGTCCGGGGGGCCACCGAGTACGCGACCCTCGTCCTCGGCGAACTGCGCGCCCAGGGGATCGTCCCCGAGCGGCTGATCCGCTGA
- a CDS encoding carbohydrate ABC transporter permease, producing MGTTVTHAPATGVSGPVAQGSGPPPPAPAPSPRPAAGRRRDRRENLAGYLFMSPWITGFLLLTAGPMTASLYFAFTDYNLFDAPKWIGFGNFTEMFGDPRWRHSVSVTLWYVAIGTPLKLALALGVALLLAQSRRGQGFYRAAFYAPSLIGASVSVAIVWKAIFSDGAVVDRAQSTLFGLDVGGWIGDPQWILYALVALTVWQFGAPMVIFLAGLKQVPQELYEAAEVDGAGPWRRFRSITLPMISPVLFFNVLLETIHSFQIFASAYIVGGGAGGNACGPADGSLVYTCYLYVQGFENSRMGLASAMAWMLLLAVALVTAALFWSQKRWVHYEEAAR from the coding sequence ATGGGAACGACCGTGACCCACGCGCCCGCCACGGGAGTGAGCGGCCCCGTCGCCCAGGGCTCCGGGCCGCCACCGCCCGCACCGGCCCCCTCTCCGCGTCCCGCCGCCGGCAGGCGGCGGGACCGCCGGGAGAACCTGGCCGGCTATCTCTTCATGTCGCCCTGGATCACGGGGTTCCTGCTGCTGACCGCGGGCCCGATGACCGCCTCCCTGTACTTCGCGTTCACCGACTACAACCTCTTCGACGCCCCGAAGTGGATCGGCTTCGGGAACTTCACGGAGATGTTCGGCGACCCCCGCTGGCGCCACTCCGTCTCCGTGACCCTGTGGTACGTCGCCATCGGTACGCCGCTCAAGCTGGCCCTCGCCCTCGGCGTGGCGCTGCTGCTCGCCCAGAGCAGGCGCGGGCAGGGCTTCTACCGGGCCGCGTTCTACGCTCCCTCGCTGATCGGCGCGAGCGTGTCCGTGGCCATCGTCTGGAAGGCGATCTTCTCCGACGGAGCGGTCGTGGACCGGGCCCAGAGCACGCTGTTCGGCCTGGACGTCGGTGGCTGGATCGGCGATCCCCAGTGGATCCTGTACGCCCTGGTGGCGCTGACCGTCTGGCAGTTCGGCGCCCCCATGGTGATCTTCCTGGCCGGCCTCAAGCAGGTTCCGCAGGAGCTGTACGAGGCGGCGGAGGTCGACGGGGCCGGGCCGTGGCGGCGGTTCCGGAGCATCACGCTCCCGATGATCTCGCCGGTGCTCTTCTTCAACGTCCTGCTCGAGACCATCCACTCCTTCCAGATCTTCGCGTCGGCGTACATCGTCGGCGGGGGAGCGGGCGGCAACGCCTGCGGCCCGGCGGACGGTTCGCTCGTCTACACCTGTTATCTCTACGTCCAGGGCTTCGAGAACAGCCGGATGGGCCTGGCCTCGGCCATGGCGTGGATGCTCCTCCTCGCCGTCGCGCTGGTCACGGCGGCGCTGTTCTGGTCCCAGAAGCGCTGGGTGCACTATGAGGAGGCGGCCCGATGA
- a CDS encoding carbohydrate ABC transporter permease, with the protein MKTLSTVPTVPTRAAVSGARRRGAGSLAWHLGSLAVLAVVLYPVVWLLGASFKEGDEIVGSLELLPTDPIARNYTGLADGIADIPISTFFLNSTFLAVGSVVGVLLSSSLTAYAFARIRFAGRNVLFALMIGTLLLPYHVLLIPQYVLFQKMELIDTYTPLLLGKYLAVDAFFVFLMVQFMRNLPRELDEAARLDGCGHLRIYWSIMLPLCRPALITSAIFTFINTWNDFMGPLIYINTPEKYTVALGLKMFVDQEGLADYGGMIAMSLVALLPVLVFFLAFQRYLIDGMATSGLKG; encoded by the coding sequence ATGAAGACGCTGAGCACAGTGCCCACGGTGCCCACCCGGGCGGCGGTGTCCGGCGCCCGGCGTCGCGGCGCGGGTTCGCTCGCCTGGCACCTCGGCTCCCTCGCCGTCCTCGCGGTGGTGCTCTATCCCGTGGTGTGGCTGCTCGGGGCCTCGTTCAAGGAGGGCGACGAGATCGTCGGCAGCCTGGAGCTGCTGCCCACCGATCCCATCGCCAGGAACTACACCGGCCTTGCCGACGGCATCGCCGACATCCCGATCTCCACCTTCTTCCTCAACTCCACCTTCCTCGCGGTCGGTTCGGTGGTCGGCGTGCTGCTGTCCTCCTCGTTGACGGCGTACGCCTTCGCGCGCATCCGGTTCGCGGGACGCAATGTGCTGTTCGCGCTGATGATCGGCACGCTGCTCCTGCCGTACCACGTGCTGCTGATCCCGCAGTACGTGCTGTTCCAGAAGATGGAGCTCATCGACACCTACACGCCGCTGCTCCTGGGCAAGTACCTGGCCGTCGACGCCTTCTTCGTCTTCCTGATGGTCCAGTTCATGCGGAACCTGCCCAGGGAGCTGGACGAGGCGGCCCGGCTGGACGGCTGCGGTCACCTGCGGATCTACTGGTCGATCATGCTGCCGCTGTGCCGGCCGGCCCTCATCACCAGTGCGATCTTCACGTTCATCAACACCTGGAACGACTTCATGGGCCCGCTGATCTACATCAACACGCCCGAGAAGTACACGGTGGCCCTGGGACTGAAGATGTTCGTCGACCAGGAGGGGCTGGCCGACTACGGCGGCATGATCGCGATGTCGCTGGTCGCGCTGCTGCCGGTGCTCGTCTTCTTCCTCGCCTTCCAGCGGTATCTGATCGACGGCATGGCCACGTCCGGCCTGAAGGGCTGA
- a CDS encoding glycoside hydrolase family 2 TIM barrel-domain containing protein: MSALPWYEDVSPGSGGLPPRTWYARSDAASLSLNGAWRFRLSPAADTEDESFAAEGYQGYDAEPWGEVAVPGHWVLQGKDRDAPAYTNVVYPFPVDPPRVPDENPTGDHLRHFDLPDGWPRTGDAVLRFGGVESAARVWLNGRELGTFKGSRLPHEFAVGDLLEERGNVLAVRVHQWSSGSYLEDQDQWWLPGIFRDVTLLHRPEGAARDFFVHAAYDHTTGTGTLRVECDVPGRVAVPELGVDIAAGEETAVPVEPWSAEIPRLYEGELVAGGERIGLRVGFRTVVVEDGVIRVNGARVLFRGVNRHEFHPQTGRTLDLATMRRDLELMKRHNVNAVRTSHYPPHPAFLDLCDTYGLWVIDECDLETHGFQDLGWRANPVDDDRWTPALLDRAARMVERDKNHPSVIVWSLGNECGTGEGLSAMARWIRARDSSRLVHYEGDPSCRDTDVYSRMYAPHAEVERIGRREDEGPAARRALPFILCEYGHAMGNGPGGLADYQRLFETYERCQGGFVWEWIDHGIVHPEYGYGYGGDFGEELHDGNFVCDGLLFPDRTPSPGLVEYKKVIEPVRIEGGAPGTVRIRNGHDVADLAHLAFVWAYAVDGETVAGGPLSVPALGPGESAEVELPPPPADVAAGETFWTVRAVLARDTAWAAAGHEVAWGQLAVPGSVAPTVAAGVRPAEDAGRITLGPGVFDARTGEPRAIGGLPVSGLRLDVWRAPTDNDNGAAWQPDERYGLLWRELGLHRMRHRTDAVEIDRDGGALTVRTRVAPAAHDLGLRTAYRWTSDGTRLRLNVSVVPEGDWRLPLPRLGVRLGLPAALDRAVWFGGGPGEAYPDTREAARLGRWESTVDGLQTPYVRPQENGARIGTRWLRLTGATGATGGTGGTGGTGATGGTGATGATGGTGATGATGGTGGTGGTGATGGLRVDGDPAFSFTARRWTSEQLDAAGHRSDLVPGDTVWLNLDHAQQGIGSQSCGPGVLPAYRLDAAPATFSFTFTALTEDTA; encoded by the coding sequence ATGTCCGCCCTCCCCTGGTACGAAGACGTCTCCCCCGGTTCCGGTGGCCTGCCGCCCCGTACCTGGTACGCCCGCTCGGACGCCGCCTCGCTCTCCCTGAACGGGGCGTGGAGGTTCCGTCTCTCGCCCGCCGCGGACACCGAGGACGAGTCCTTCGCCGCCGAGGGATACCAGGGATACGACGCCGAGCCCTGGGGCGAGGTCGCGGTGCCGGGTCACTGGGTGCTCCAGGGCAAGGACCGCGACGCCCCCGCGTACACCAACGTCGTCTACCCGTTCCCGGTCGACCCGCCGCGCGTGCCCGACGAGAACCCCACCGGAGACCATCTGCGCCACTTCGACCTGCCCGACGGCTGGCCGCGGACGGGGGACGCCGTGCTGCGCTTCGGCGGGGTGGAGTCCGCGGCCCGGGTCTGGCTCAACGGGCGGGAACTTGGCACGTTCAAGGGCTCCCGGCTGCCGCACGAGTTCGCGGTCGGGGACCTCCTCGAGGAGCGCGGCAACGTCCTCGCCGTCCGCGTCCACCAGTGGTCGTCCGGCTCGTACCTGGAGGACCAGGACCAGTGGTGGCTGCCCGGCATCTTCCGTGACGTCACCCTGCTGCACCGTCCCGAGGGCGCGGCCCGCGACTTCTTCGTCCACGCCGCGTACGACCACACCACCGGCACCGGCACCCTGCGGGTGGAGTGTGATGTGCCGGGCCGCGTCGCCGTCCCGGAGCTCGGCGTCGACATCGCGGCGGGCGAGGAGACGGCGGTGCCGGTCGAGCCGTGGAGCGCCGAGATCCCCCGGCTGTACGAGGGCGAACTCGTCGCCGGGGGCGAGCGGATCGGGCTGCGCGTCGGTTTCCGCACGGTCGTCGTCGAGGACGGCGTGATCAGGGTGAACGGTGCCCGCGTGCTCTTCCGCGGCGTGAACCGGCACGAGTTCCACCCGCAGACGGGTCGCACCCTGGACCTGGCGACCATGCGCCGCGATCTGGAGCTGATGAAGCGGCACAACGTCAACGCGGTCCGCACCTCCCACTACCCCCCGCACCCCGCCTTCCTCGACCTGTGCGACACGTACGGCCTGTGGGTGATCGACGAGTGCGATCTGGAGACGCACGGCTTCCAGGATCTCGGCTGGCGGGCCAACCCGGTGGACGACGACCGCTGGACCCCGGCGCTGCTCGACCGCGCCGCGCGGATGGTCGAGCGCGACAAGAACCACCCCTCGGTGATCGTCTGGTCCCTCGGCAACGAGTGCGGCACGGGCGAAGGCCTCTCCGCGATGGCCCGGTGGATCCGCGCACGCGACTCCTCCCGGCTCGTCCACTACGAGGGCGATCCGTCCTGCAGGGACACGGACGTCTACTCACGGATGTACGCCCCGCACGCGGAGGTCGAGCGGATCGGCCGCCGCGAGGACGAGGGGCCCGCGGCGCGGCGCGCGCTCCCCTTCATCCTCTGCGAGTACGGGCACGCCATGGGCAACGGCCCCGGTGGACTCGCCGACTACCAGCGGCTCTTCGAGACGTACGAACGCTGCCAGGGCGGGTTCGTCTGGGAATGGATCGACCACGGAATCGTCCACCCGGAGTACGGGTACGGCTACGGCGGCGACTTCGGCGAGGAGCTGCACGACGGGAACTTCGTCTGCGACGGCCTGCTGTTCCCCGACCGGACCCCCTCGCCCGGCCTGGTCGAGTACAAGAAGGTGATCGAACCGGTCCGTATCGAGGGCGGAGCTCCCGGGACGGTCCGAATCCGCAACGGGCACGACGTGGCCGACCTCGCCCACCTCGCCTTCGTGTGGGCGTACGCGGTCGACGGCGAGACCGTCGCGGGCGGCCCGCTGTCCGTTCCGGCGCTGGGGCCCGGCGAGAGCGCCGAGGTCGAACTGCCCCCGCCGCCCGCCGATGTGGCGGCCGGGGAGACGTTCTGGACGGTCCGCGCGGTGCTCGCGCGGGACACCGCGTGGGCGGCGGCGGGCCACGAGGTCGCCTGGGGGCAGCTCGCCGTCCCGGGCAGCGTCGCGCCGACCGTGGCGGCCGGCGTACGGCCGGCCGAGGACGCCGGGCGGATCACGCTCGGCCCCGGCGTCTTCGACGCGCGGACCGGCGAGCCGCGGGCGATCGGCGGCCTCCCGGTGTCCGGGCTCCGGCTCGACGTCTGGCGGGCGCCGACCGACAACGACAACGGCGCGGCCTGGCAGCCGGACGAGCGGTACGGGCTGCTCTGGCGCGAGCTGGGGCTGCACCGGATGCGGCACCGCACCGACGCGGTCGAGATCGACCGGGACGGGGGCGCGTTGACGGTACGGACCCGGGTGGCGCCCGCCGCGCACGACCTCGGGCTGCGCACCGCGTACCGCTGGACCTCGGACGGCACCCGACTGCGGCTGAACGTCTCCGTCGTCCCCGAGGGCGACTGGCGGCTGCCGCTCCCTCGCCTCGGCGTGCGGCTCGGCCTTCCGGCGGCGCTGGACCGGGCCGTCTGGTTCGGCGGCGGGCCCGGAGAGGCGTATCCGGACACCCGGGAGGCGGCCCGGCTCGGTCGCTGGGAGTCGACGGTGGACGGGCTGCAGACCCCGTACGTCCGCCCCCAGGAGAACGGGGCCCGGATCGGCACCCGGTGGCTCCGGCTGACGGGCGCCACAGGCGCCACGGGCGGCACGGGCGGCACGGGCGGCACAGGCGCCACGGGCGGCACAGGCGCCACGGGTGCCACGGGCGGCACAGGCGCCACGGGTGCCACGGGCGGCACAGGCGGCACGGGCGGCACAGGCGCCACCGGCGGTCTGCGGGTGGACGGCGACCCGGCGTTCTCGTTCACCGCCCGGCGCTGGACGAGCGAGCAGCTCGACGCGGCCGGCCACCGGAGCGATCTCGTCCCCGGCGACACGGTCTGGCTGAACCTGGACCACGCCCAGCAGGGCATCGGTTCCCAGTCCTGCGGCCCGGGCGTGCTGCCCGCCTACCGCCTGGACGCCGCCCCGGCCACCTTCTCCTTCACCTTCACGGCGCTCACCGAGGACACGGCGTGA